The genomic stretch GGCGCGACCAGCAGGCCGTCGTAGTCGCCGCGCTCGGAGTAGGCGGTGAGGAAGTTGAAGACGGAGTGCACGGCCTGGGTCACGACGGAGTCGGCCGTCATCATGCTCATGTCGGTGTAGAGGCGCGCGGTCGTGGGATTGTAGTTGCCGGTGCCGAGGTGAGCGTAGCGGCGGATGGAGCCGTCGTCTTCGCGGCGCACGACGAGCGTGGCCTTGCAGTGGGTCTTGAGTCCGACCAGGCCGTGGAAGACCTGGACGCCGGCGTCTTCGAGGTCGCGCGCCCAGCGGATGTTGGAGGCCTCGTCGAAGCGGGCTTTCAGCTCGACGACCGCAGTGACTTCCTTGGCCGCGGCGGCGGCGACCAGGGCCTCGACGATGGGTGAGTTCTCGTTGGTGCGGTAGAGCGTCTGCTTGATGGAGAGCACCTGGGGGTCGCGCGCGGCGCACTCGATGAACGAGACCACCGACTCGTAGGAATCGAAGGGATGGTGGAGCAGGAGGTCGTGCTGGCGGATCTCCTCGAACAGGTCGCGATTCTTGCCGGTGAGGTGCAGCTCGCGCGGGACGAAGGTCTTGAACTTGAGGTCGGGCTTGTCGGCCTGGCCGTAGATGTTGAATAGGCGGGAGAGATTGACGGGACCCTCGGTGGGGAAGATCTGCCAATCCTCGAGTTCGAAGTTGGCGCGCAGGCGCTCGACGATCTCCGGGGCGGCGTCGGCGTCGATCTCGAGCCGGACGGCGTCGCCCTTGCGACGGTTATGCAGCTCGGTGCGCACGGCCTCGAGCAGGTTGCGCGACTCCTCTTCCTGCAGATAGAGGTTGCTGTTGCGCGTGACGCGGAAGGAGGCGGCCGAGGTGATGTCGTAGCCGCGGTACATGGAAGCGGCGTGGGCGGTGACCAGGTCGGCGAGGAAGATGAAGTCGATGGTGCCGGAGTCCGAGGGCACGCGGATGAGGCGCGGCAAGCTGCGCGGGACGGTGACGACGCCGAGATACGAGGTGGAGGAGCGGCGGCGGCGGCGCAGCTGGAAGGCCATGCACAGCGCCTTGTTGAGCACGCGCGGGAAAGGGTGCGCCGGGTCGATGGTGACGGGAGTGAGCAGGGAGTCGAGCTCGCGCCGGCAGTAATCCTCGACAAAGGCGCGTCCCTGGTCGTCGAGCTCCTCGAGCCCCAGGACGCGGATGCCGTTCTCCGAGAGCGCGGGGCGGAGCCGCTGGTTCCAGCAACGGTATTGCGCGTCCACGAACCCGCGGACCTCTTCCAGGACCAGGTCACGCTCCTGCGAGGGCGTGAGGCCATCGGGGCCGGGCTCGTCGTAGCCGTCCTCGATCTGCTGCAGCAGGCCGGCGATGCGGACTTCCCAGAACTCATCGAGATTGTTGGCCGTGATGGCCAGGAACTTGGCGCGCTCGAGCAGGGGGTTGGCGCTGTCCTCTGCCTCTTCGAGCACACGACGATTGAAGGCGAGCCAGGAAAGCTCGCGGTTCAGGTAGAGCGTCGGGCTCTTGAGCGAGACGGGAGACATGGCCGTGTGCGTGGAAGCTGGGGAGATGATGCTAAATGAAGGCGGGTTACAACGGTGTTAAAAGTCACGCACAGGGGTGCGCCGGCTCACGTCCCGCTAAGTTCAATATTCACAAGAAGTTAGCTGGCGGCTCGGGGCGCCAGGTTTCACCGGAATTTCACCCGCTATTAACGCTCCTTTAACACTCGGAGGCTACAAAGCAGGTAGTCACGAGTCAGGAGGAGCAACCTTGAAACGCACGATCGTCTACTTGCTGCTGGTGGTCGCATTCGCGGCTGCGAGCCCCGCGCAGACCACGCTCAACGCCGCCGGCGCCACGTTCCCCTATCCGATGTACTCGAAGTGGTTCAACGAATATCGCAAGGCCCATCCGAACGTGCAGATCAATTACCAGTCGATCGGCTCGGGTGGCGGAATCCGGCAGGTCATCGCCGGGACGGTGGACTTCGGCGCCAGCGACGGGCCGATGACCGACCAGCAGTTGTCGCAGGCGAAGACGAAGATCCTGCACATCCCGACGGTGCTGGGCGCGGTGGTGCCGGCGTACAACGTTCCGGGCGTGAAACAGGAGCTGAAGTTCTCGGGCGAGCTGCTGGCCAATATCTTCCTGGGCAAGGTCAACAATTGGAGCGATCCGGCGATCGCGAAGCTGAACCCGGGAGTGAACTTCCCGAGCCAGCCGATCGTGGTGGTGCACCGGTCGGACGGCAGCGGGACGACCTTCATCTGGACCGACTACCTGTCGAAGGTGAGTCCGGAGTGGAAGAGCGGGCCGAACAAAGGGACGTCGGTGAAGTGGCCGGTGGGCCTGGGCGGCAAGGGGAATGAAGGCGTGGCGGGGATGATCCGCATCACCGAAGGCTCCATCGGGTACGTGGAGCTGATCTACGCGGAGCAGAACAAGATCGCATACGGGTCGGTGAAGAACGCGGCGGGCGAGTTCGTGAAGGCGAGCCTGCCATCGACCACGCAGGCGGCGGCCTCGGTGAAGAACATGCCGGCGGACTTCCGCGTGTCGATCACCAATGCGCCGGGGAAGGACGCGTATCCTATCGCGAGCTTTACCTGGCTGCTGGTGCCGGTGCAGTTCAAGGACAACAAGGGCGGCATCATGAAAGACTTCCTGACCTGGATGCTGGACAGCGGGCAGGGCATGGCGCAGCAGCTGACCTACGCGCCGCTGCCGAAGGAAGTCTCGGACAAGGTGCGGGCAACGATCTCGCAGATCCGGTAAGGGCCCGGGGAATCCCGACAGAGACCACAGACGAGAGAGGCTGAACCATGAGCAGGTTCTGGAGTGGAGTGTTGTTGATCCTCACGCTGACGGCCGCCATGAGCGCGCAGACAGCGACCACCAAGGCGTCGACGTCGAAGCGCAAGAAGACGACCAGCGTGGCGGACGAGCTGCGCGCGATGCGCGAGATGATGGAGCAGCAGCAGCAGCAGATCAACGCGCTGCAGCAGCAGATCCAGCAGCGCGATGCCGCGGTCCAGCAGCTGCAGCAGCAGGTGCAGCAGACGCAGTCGGCCGCGGGCGCGGCGCAGCAGACGGCGCAGAGCGCGGAGACGGCTTCGTCCTCGTCCAAGGAGACGCTCGACAAGCTGCAGTCGGACATGGCAGACGTGAAGACCACGCTCACCAACGGCGCGCTGCAGACGCAGGAGGAGCAGAAGCGCGTCTCGGGGATCGAGGGCACGCTGAACCGCTTCCGGTGGAATGGCGACGTGCGCGTGCGCGGCGAGTTCTTCTCGGACCAGGGCAATCCGCTGTGCGCCGCGGGGCAGTGCGTGGACCGCTGGCGGGCACGCGTCCGGGTGCGCCTGGGCCTGGTCGGCAAGCTGAACGAGGACTTCGTGGCGGGCCTGCGGGTGGCGACGGGCGCCATCACGGACCCGACCTCCACCAACGAGACGCTGACGAACGCGTTCGAGCGGAAGAACTTCTACCTCGATCAGGGCTACGTCACCTACAACCCCGTCAACCACAAGTGGCTCGTGCTGACCGGGGGCAAGTGGGTGTACAGCTGGAACCGCACGCCGGCAACGTTCGACTCGGACCTGAACCCGGAAGGCTTCAGCGAGAAGCTGAACTGGGAATTCAGCCACCGGCTGCTGAAGAACTTCAACTTCCAGCTGATGCAGCTGGCGTTCAACGAAGTTTCGAAGGGGACGGATTCGTGGGCGTCGGGCGGCTCGGTGAGCGCGAAGTTGCAGCCGTGGAGCCGCTGGACGGTCGTGCCCACCTACACGCTGCTGAAGTGGAACGGCGAGAACGCCATCACCGCGAACGGGTTCGGCGGGACCGCGCCGTTCGCGCCCAACGGGATGACGAACACCACGTTCACCGGCGGCACCTGCCCGGTGGCGCGCTGCTTCGCGTCCGGATTCTTCTATTCCAACTTCCTGCTGAACAACTCCTTCCAGACATGGTCGGACCGTTTCCCGCTGTACCTCAACGGCGAGTTCCTGCAGAACCTGGACGCGGCGAACAGCGAGCTCGACCCGGCGTTCGGCGCGGGCGCCTGCCACGGGAACATCTGCTTCTCGCCGCAGGACAAGGCGTACGGGGTGGAGATCGGCATGGGCCAGCAGAAGAACAAGGGCGACTGGCAGTTCGGGTACGAATGGCGGCGGCAGGAGGCGGATTCGGCCATCGCGTCGTTCACCGAGAGCGACCAGCGGGCGCCAACCAACATCGTGCAGAACCGCTGGTACCTGTTCTACAAGCTGACCAACAACACGCAACTGCAGTTCACGGACTGGATCGGCCGCACGCTCAACAGCGCGCTGGTGGGCGCCACCCGCGCCAACGGCATCGTGCCGGGCGAAGAAGAGCCGTACCTGAACCGGATGCAGTTCGACGTGGTCTACACGTTCTAGGGTCTGGAACGCAATGCGCGGCCCCGGTCTGCCCAGGCGAGGCGTGCCCAACCAGGCATGCCGGGCAGGCCGGCGCCGCTTTTCATCATCCTTTAACAATGCTTTGGTAGGGTCACGGTGATGTCGACGGCTCTTCCTGAGACCCTGCGCAGTGTCCCTCCGCCCGCTCGCCCCGCGGCGCGCGCCGGGTTCTGGAAGCGACTGGTGTCGGGCGACCAGGCGGCGTACCTGGTCACGATCGTGTTCGCGGCGTCCATCATCCTGATCACGGCGCTGCTGTTCTGGGAGCTGTTTCGGAGCTCGGCGCTGGCGCGCCATGAGTTCGGATGGAAGTTCTTCACGGGGCGCGACTGGGACCCGGTCGCCGGCAGTTTCGGCGCGCTGCCGTTCGTCTACGGGACGCTGGTGACCTCGGCGCTGGCGCTGGTCATGTCGGTACCGGTCGGGCTGGGCGCGGCGCTGTTCCTCTCCGAGCTGGCGCCGCGGCGGATGTCGGACGCGCTGACCTTCCTGATCGAGTTGCTGGCGGCGGTGCCGAGCGTGATCTACGGGCTGCTGGGGATCTTCGTGCTGGTGCCGCTGCTCAAGCAGTACGTGCACCCGCTGCTGGCGAAGACGCTGGGGTCGCTGCCCATCTTCTCCGGGACGTTCTACGGCGTGAGCTATTTCTCGGCGGGCGTCGTGCTGGCGGTGATGATCGTGCCGTTCATCGTCTCGATCTCGCGCGAGGTGTTGCTGGCGGTGCCGGCGGAGCAGCGCGAGGCGGCGCTGGCGCTGGGGGCGACGCGCTGGGAGTGCACCTGGCGCGTGGTGGTGCCGTTCGCGGGGCGGGGGATCGTGGGCTCGATCTTCCTGGCGCTGGCGCGCGCGCTGGGCGAGACGATGGCGGTGACGATGGTGATCGGCAACGTGCCCCAGATCGCGGCGTCGCTGTTCGCGCC from Terriglobales bacterium encodes the following:
- a CDS encoding putative porin, with translation MSRFWSGVLLILTLTAAMSAQTATTKASTSKRKKTTSVADELRAMREMMEQQQQQINALQQQIQQRDAAVQQLQQQVQQTQSAAGAAQQTAQSAETASSSSKETLDKLQSDMADVKTTLTNGALQTQEEQKRVSGIEGTLNRFRWNGDVRVRGEFFSDQGNPLCAAGQCVDRWRARVRVRLGLVGKLNEDFVAGLRVATGAITDPTSTNETLTNAFERKNFYLDQGYVTYNPVNHKWLVLTGGKWVYSWNRTPATFDSDLNPEGFSEKLNWEFSHRLLKNFNFQLMQLAFNEVSKGTDSWASGGSVSAKLQPWSRWTVVPTYTLLKWNGENAITANGFGGTAPFAPNGMTNTTFTGGTCPVARCFASGFFYSNFLLNNSFQTWSDRFPLYLNGEFLQNLDAANSELDPAFGAGACHGNICFSPQDKAYGVEIGMGQQKNKGDWQFGYEWRRQEADSAIASFTESDQRAPTNIVQNRWYLFYKLTNNTQLQFTDWIGRTLNSALVGATRANGIVPGEEEPYLNRMQFDVVYTF
- the ppk1 gene encoding polyphosphate kinase 1, which encodes MSPVSLKSPTLYLNRELSWLAFNRRVLEEAEDSANPLLERAKFLAITANNLDEFWEVRIAGLLQQIEDGYDEPGPDGLTPSQERDLVLEEVRGFVDAQYRCWNQRLRPALSENGIRVLGLEELDDQGRAFVEDYCRRELDSLLTPVTIDPAHPFPRVLNKALCMAFQLRRRRRSSTSYLGVVTVPRSLPRLIRVPSDSGTIDFIFLADLVTAHAASMYRGYDITSAASFRVTRNSNLYLQEEESRNLLEAVRTELHNRRKGDAVRLEIDADAAPEIVERLRANFELEDWQIFPTEGPVNLSRLFNIYGQADKPDLKFKTFVPRELHLTGKNRDLFEEIRQHDLLLHHPFDSYESVVSFIECAARDPQVLSIKQTLYRTNENSPIVEALVAAAAAKEVTAVVELKARFDEASNIRWARDLEDAGVQVFHGLVGLKTHCKATLVVRREDDGSIRRYAHLGTGNYNPTTARLYTDMSMMTADSVVTQAVHSVFNFLTAYSERGDYDGLLVAP
- the pstC gene encoding phosphate ABC transporter permease subunit PstC is translated as MSTALPETLRSVPPPARPAARAGFWKRLVSGDQAAYLVTIVFAASIILITALLFWELFRSSALARHEFGWKFFTGRDWDPVAGSFGALPFVYGTLVTSALALVMSVPVGLGAALFLSELAPRRMSDALTFLIELLAAVPSVIYGLLGIFVLVPLLKQYVHPLLAKTLGSLPIFSGTFYGVSYFSAGVVLAVMIVPFIVSISREVLLAVPAEQREAALALGATRWECTWRVVVPFAGRGIVGSIFLALARALGETMAVTMVIGNVPQIAASLFAPGYTIAAVIANEFTEATDDLYVHALIYLALVLFLVTIIVNAAARLLVLTTSRREGHA
- the pstS gene encoding phosphate ABC transporter substrate-binding protein PstS — its product is MKRTIVYLLLVVAFAAASPAQTTLNAAGATFPYPMYSKWFNEYRKAHPNVQINYQSIGSGGGIRQVIAGTVDFGASDGPMTDQQLSQAKTKILHIPTVLGAVVPAYNVPGVKQELKFSGELLANIFLGKVNNWSDPAIAKLNPGVNFPSQPIVVVHRSDGSGTTFIWTDYLSKVSPEWKSGPNKGTSVKWPVGLGGKGNEGVAGMIRITEGSIGYVELIYAEQNKIAYGSVKNAAGEFVKASLPSTTQAAASVKNMPADFRVSITNAPGKDAYPIASFTWLLVPVQFKDNKGGIMKDFLTWMLDSGQGMAQQLTYAPLPKEVSDKVRATISQIR